Proteins encoded by one window of Bacillus rossius redtenbacheri isolate Brsri chromosome 14, Brsri_v3, whole genome shotgun sequence:
- the LOC134538932 gene encoding uncharacterized protein LOC134538932, whose protein sequence is MQISDEVAATEWYEYNNGVKVTLVIMMSRAQRPVQMWAGRFAVMSLETFSADTWASRTAFHLRVLDKRQDQLRSEDKRGQQTTECTQKQQRYDIFQRHCLVVVGAGMQRGPKEPLLQTGP, encoded by the exons ATGCAGATCAGCGACGAAGTAGCTGCCACCGAGTGGTACGAGTACAACAACGGAGTGAAGGTGACTCTGGTCATCATGATGAGCAGAGCCCAGAGACCTGTGCAGATGTGGGCAGGGAGGTTCGCCGTCATGTCTCTGGAGACGTTCAGCGCC GATACTTGGGCATCGAGAACAGCTTTTCACCTGCGAGTCCTGGACAAACGACAGGATCAACTCCGCAGCGAGGATAAACGTGGCCAGCAAACAACCGAATGCACACAAAAGCAGCAGAGATACGACATCTTTCAGAGACACTGTTTGGTGGTTGTTGGAGCTGGAATGCAGCGTGGTCCCAAGGAACCTCTGCTGCAGACAGGACCTTAA